ATACTCACAAAGTGCATTTCTTTTAAGTGCCAGCCACGCAGCTGTATTTCAAATACCAGTGTTAGGTAATGAGTTATGCTGCTGTGCAAGAGTGATCTTTGCCTCTTCTCACGTCGAACTTTCCCCGTaatcctaaaaaaaacaaactgattgtCCTCTTCCCCCATCATAAACAGTCTGTCGGTGATTCTCAATCTGGGTTGATTAACCCCTActcctggagacatttttgttgtcacaaccaaaaggtgggggaggagattattggcatccagtgggtagaggccagagatgctgccaAACATGCagaatgcacaggacagtccacACAACAAAGAAATATCTTACTCAAAATGTCTGTAGTGCTAAGTAAAAACAAGGTGCTTACTAGGTTAAAGGGGCCCAGAAACAAGACCCCCTACCCCACCTTTTACAACCAAATTCCAGACTGAAACCCCTCCTGTATAGAAATGCTGGAGTTGCCATATCTCAGAGAATCCCTAAACCGAATTCTGTCATTCTGCAAAACAGGAGGCTCTGCTTTATTCTTACAGCTCGTCAGCAATTCACAACCTTAGCCAGTGGCTGCACAGTCAACTGAAATCCTGTGGTTGGAATTGGATCTTATACATCTCTGTATGTCCAGATTCCTAGAGGCTTGGCCAGGGAtatagtaggaactcaataaatcaTACTGACTGAATCAGTAAgaatccccccacccacccaaaaacaaaccaaacaaacaaacaaaaaccttttacCACCCATATTGGCACCTGATATTTCAGTCAAGTCAATCTTGTGTTAACTATTTCAATGTCTACTTTGTGgcccatttaaaatttgttttctgtctcaagACTTTTGTAAATAACGTAGAAGGGTTcagtcatttaacaaatatgtattaagccAATGACTATGCTACATAGTGGGATGCGATAGCTAGCGAAGTCAGACATGGTCCTCACTGTACTTACAGCCTAATAAAGGACCCAGGTAACTATACTTGCATCTATAAGCTTGATAAGTGCTATGATAAGGGAAATACAGGCCCAGGGTGCTGATGGAGACATAAAAGGGTTTCTGACTCAACTCAGCCTTGGGGGAGATCTGGGAAGTCTTCTGGGAAGGGAGATCTAAACTTTGATTTGAAAGCTGAAGGTCAACCAGGTGATAAAAAGTGGAGAGTGAAGAATAGCATATACCATTTTCAGGGGCCAAAGAGAACAGAGCATATTTAGGGATAGTGTTCTTTAAGGTTGGAGCAGAGAATGCAAGGAGGTGGGGAGTATATCAATACCCCTTATATATGTAGAGCATTGTACAGTTCTTCAAGCATTctcaagtagatttttttttttgaggaagattTTGTGGAAAATGTACATCTCATCATATGCTACTTGtaatttgaaatatgtatttcatttttgaaaattaggtgaaaaattctggagaaaataaagcattttgttccccccttccttctccctgaaggttactaaaaaggaaaaaaaaaaaaaaaaggcaacattttaaaaagggtcCTTTTTTCCACTTGCTCCTCCACTCCCAGCCTTCCTTGCTTGAGAAACTTGTCTTCACTGACTGCCAAAATCTGAAACTCCAGAATGTCTCTGGAGAGTCTAAAGCTCCTTATGATCTGTGGTGTTTTCCAGGTGCAGGACCCTTCCCTGGGATCATCGATCTGTTTGGGAGTGGTGGTGGCCTTTGTGAATACAGGGCCAGCCTCCTGGCTGGACATGGTTTTGCTGTGCTTGCTTTGGCTTATTTCAAATTTGAAGACCTCCCTGGATATTTGGATGATGTGCACCTGGAGTACTTTGAAGAAGCTATAGACTTCATGCTGCAGCATCCAAAGGTGAGTTCTGGTGTTTGCTTGAATGCAGGGGAGAGAGGGTAGAGCCAACACAGGACTGGATCTCAAAACCCTACCAGGACACTGGGGGCTAGAAATATGTCATGAGACACAAAAGTTCCTTCCAAAGTTATTAGGATTATTATTTCACTTCCACCCATCTCTCTCCAATCCCTAAGACTTaactgtttattttcctttaataaggaactgtttattttcctgttttttaaatttttttaaatgttttatttatttttgagacagagagagacagagcatgagcaggggaggtcagagagagggagacacagaatccgaagcaggctccaggctctgagctgtcagcacagagcccgacgtggggcttgaactcatgaactgtgagatcatgacctgagctgaagttggacgcttaaccaactgagccacccaggtgcccctattttcctttaattcttgaCCATAATTCAAAGAGTTGTACTAAGACATTACTAACCTTAAATTCTGCTTCTCCATCTACCCCCAAGTGGCCTTATAATGCTGAATAAGGCAACTGCTTTCTCTGGGAttcagtttttctcatttataagattaatgtaggggtacctgggtggcttagtcagttgagtgtccaactcttgatttcagctcaggtcatgatcccagggttatgagatcaagccccatgtcgggctctgcactgagcatggagcatgcttggggttctccctctttctctccttttgcctccgtcccctgttcatgctctctctctctctcttgctctcaaataaaataataatttaatttaatttaatttaatttaatttgatttaatttaatttaaaagaaagattaatgtaggggcacctgtgtggctcagtcggttgagcgtccaacttcggctcaggtcatgatctcacagttcgtgagtttgagccctgcgtcaggctctgtgctgacaactcagagcctggagcctgcttcagattctgtgtctccctctttctctctgccccttgcccgctcacactctgtctctctctttccctcaaaaataaataaacattaaaaaaaatttttaaaaaagaggaaaaagtttgACTCTTAAGAGACATTTTTAGGACAGTCGGTGACATTTGAATAGGGACTGTGCTGGATGCTATTAAGGAatcattaattttgttaaatgtgaTAATGCTATtatgtttttatagaaaaagttcTTATCTAAGActgtaaaaaataatcaaaacattttaGTGTGATTAAAAGTGGAATACATGCTCTGCAACTATCTAGATTTAAAGAAACCCAAATATTCTAATGTTaagtaataaatgttaaaaaatgttctaCAAGGTCTGTAGGGTGATCTAAATCTGTCAGAATTCAGGGACTGGTCTGTTAGCAGAGCTGCTAGAACCTCAATGGCCTTGAACTGTGATTATTGGTTTATTAGGGGAGATAAGGCCccaggggaaaaagaagaaaccaataTATCCTATCAGTTCTGCCCTTAGACCTGGGCAAGAGGGGCTTCTGTCCTGGACAGAAGCCTTAGGTGGCCACACTCCCTGCCCACAGGGTGAGGAGTCCAAGGGACCCAGGGAATGTATCCACCTGGAACCCATGTgccttacatacacacacacacacacacacacacacacacacacacacaaacaccccaTACCCTTGTGATCTGGAATACCAGAATTCTTTGCCAAATAGCACTGATCCTGCTTCCAGGCCCTATGTCTTTTCTCAGGGTCTGTCAATGTGAATACGCCTAGGCCTTAAATATGGAGACCGGGGTGTCCATATACATGTGTGAGAGGCCCCTCAAGGTACATGATGGAGCCagggatgggaagagaaggaatggGGGCCAGGGACCAAGGACTGGGGCTAGCTCTCCCCCATGCCACATTCCAGTACAGAACTTCAAGGAGTTCCAAGATTTCAAATTTGAGCCTGACGTTATAAACTGTTATGAAGGTATATTTATCAAGGTGGGTCTATCAGCATAGACCCgttgtggggttcaaactcacggaccgtgagatcatgacctgagctgaaataggacgctcaaccgactgagccacccaggctccccaagaaaataatatattttaatagtttgtttgtttaatagcTTTTACATGTTTAAGTATGGGGTACATGGGTCTCTGTGTCTACTCTTGACCCAGTTGCCACAAATATTAGTGGAAGGCCTGTGTACTAGGAAGTCAATTGATTTGCTTATTAGAAAAcacacttgaggggcgcctgggtggcacagtcggttaagcgtccgacttcagccaggtcacgatctcgcggtccgtgaattcgagccccgcctcgggctctgagctgatggctcagagcctggagcccgtttccgattctgtgtctccctctctctctgcccctcccccgttcatgctctgtctctctctgtcccaaaaataaataaacgttgaaaaaaaaaattaaaaaaaaaaaaagaaaacacacttgaGCTTTGTGGATTGttgcataaaaaaaagaaagcaaatgacatTTAAGAAAGCTAGCTAGAGAATATAAAATCACTGTTTATGTCCTCCATTTACAAATTCTAGGCTTGTTCTCTTTTTCAGGTGAAAGGCCCTGGTGTTGGGCTTCTTGGCTTCTCCAAAGGAGGTGACCTGTGTCTCTCAATGGCCTCTTTCTTGAAGGGCATCACAGCCACTGTACTTATTAATTCCTGTGTGGCCAACGCAATATCTCCTCTGCATTACAAGGATATGTTTATTCCCAGTCTTGGCAGTGACCCAGGGAAACTTGTAGTTACTGAGTCaggggttttaatttttttggatgtTTGGGATAATCCACTGGAGGAACTCAACTATCAAAGTATTATTCCATTGGAAAGAGCCCAGGggccttttctgtttcttgttggCTTGGATGATCATAACTGGAACAGTGAATTCTATGCTCGTATAGCCTCTGAACGGTTACAAGCCCATGGGAAAGACAGACCCCAGATAATCTACTACCCAGGAACTGGTCACTGTATTGAACCaccttattttcctctttgtagaGCTTCTGTGCATACAGTGTTAGGCCAAGCAATACTCCATGGAGGTGAGCCAAAGGCACAGTCAAGGGCACAGGTAGATGCCTGGCAGGAAATTCAAACTTTCTTCCATAAACATCTCAATGGTAAAAAATCTGTGCCGTCCAGCAAAATGTGACATTGTAATCATAGACCAGATACTATGAATAAAAATCTAATTCATACAACATGTATTGGGTTTTCCAGAGCAcataggaaactttttttttaagtttgtttattttgaggggctttgggtggctcaggttggttaagcgtccaacttctactcaggtcatgatcttttggttcgtgggttcaagcccagtgtcaggctctgtgttgacagctcagagtctggagcctgcttcagattctgtgtctccctctccctttctctctctctgtcccttcgctgctcacattctgtctctcaaaaataaataaatatttaaaaaaattttttgataaagtttatttattttgagagagagagcgcatgagcacgggaggggcatagagcgaatcccaagcaggctccacactgtcgatGTGgaacccgaagtggggcttgaactcacaaaccatgagatcatgacctgagccgaagtccgacacttaaccaggtgcccctatgcacaTTCATTTTAAATGGTCTTTGGACACTGGAAGATAAAAGCTTGTGGAAGCCATTCTGTTTTTTCAGGTGGTATGTGCAGTGATGCACAAAATCCAATATTCTTGGCCACTATAACGTTGGATTTTGTAGACAGAAGTAAAAAttccttgaattctttttctttttttttaagttttttctttatatatatatatatacattaagtaTCTTCTTAATATAATTAAGTAattataattactataattaaGTAATATATAATTAAGTATATAATTAAGTAGTTAAGTAATTAAGTAAtctcttaatatatatatattattattattattattattattaagtaatctctatgcccaggggcgcctgggtggctcagttggttaagtgtccaacttcggctcaggtcattgtctcacagtttgtgagtttgagccccgcatcgggctctgtgctgacagctcagagcctggagcctgctttgaattctgtgtctccctctctctctgctcttcccctgctcatgctctctctctccttcaaaaataattaaaatattaaaaaaaaaagtaatctctatgcccaatgtgggccttgaactcacaggcccaagatcaaaagtcgcatgctctatagactgaggcagccaggtgtccCACTTGGGTTGTTTTTCTAAAGCTGGAGATCTTCAAAGATAGAGGGACTTTAACAAGTACTTTTCAAAGAACACACGGTTATTGTATGGCTCTAAAGCAGAAATTCTTGGTCCAGTGGCCATTTAGTTTCAGTGGCAAATATTTTTGAAGCCATAATAGGACACATGACAGttatgatcttaaaaaaaaaatttttttaacgcttatttatttttgagacagagagagacagtgtgagtggggaaggggtagagagagagggagatggagacacagaatccaaagcaggctctaggttctgaactgtcagcacaaagcatgacgtggagctcaaattcaccaactgtgcCCTGAgccaatatattatattatatatatataatatatatataaccacaaggtatacaatataatatacattatattgtatattatatattatataatatgttatttttaatacaaatattaatatttatatattatataaatatataatatacaatgtataatataattatataaaatattaatatatataatatatatattccttgaCACAGCAGTTTAATGGAATGTTTTCACCTGGATTAATTCACCTCATTTTACACGTGTTTTAATTAAGATAGAATTCTAcagtggaaaacattttaaattatatcaatACATTTTTCATCGTAAAAGATTCGAGTAATACAGATAAAATTCAACCCTCTTAACTCATTACCCAATTCCAGGCTTTTCTTAGGGCTAATTACAGTTATTAACTTGAAGCATacatttccaggggcacctgggtggctcagtccgttaagcctctgacacttgatttctgctcatatcaagatctcacagttcatgagttcaagcacctccatcaggctctgcacgaagagtgcagagcctgattgggattctctctctccctctctctctgcctcaccaccactctctctccaaattaaattaaaaaaaaaaagtataccctTACAGAACCATATTATttgcatgtacatacatatatttgtattaatGGAAAAATATGATTTTGTGAATTAAGCACctttttattggggaaaaaaaagtcatgtaaGTTTTTCTGCAcataaaaacatatgtttttattacttGTGCCAGGCCACAAGACAATAGGGATGGATCATTTCCATAGTGTGTAAATCTGTACTGCCTCATCTAAAACGTTTAAACTTTAATTTTGGCAGTCTTTCTTAATCCCCgcaaaaataatttcagggaaggaaaggagtctATTACACGGAGCCTCCTTCAGCAAGGTTTAGGGAATTGTGACCCCAGGTGGCCAGAgagggattttaaaaaaagaacgacGAGGATTTTCTGTCAAAAGACCTTTAACTTTTCCTTCTCGCCAAGTCCAGCGTAGGCTGGGGGTGAGCTCCTGCCTCTTTTAGGCGGTCTTACTAAAAGGACCCCAATACCGTGACCGACCCCGGGGCCTCCTAAGTTGCCCCTTCTTGCAGCCTTTTGCTGAGTAGCGCGGGAAGAACCAGCTCGGGTTCTCTGGTCCGCTCAGCCACCTCTGGCCCCActgggccccgcccccggccccgcccctcttGCCCTGCTTCagccgcccggccccgccccatTCGGACAGGCCCCGGCCTGCCCTGCGTGGCCCCGCGGAGAGAGCTGACTCCCTCCCACACGAACCCGGCCGCGTGTGTTTGGCCTGAGTCAAAGCCGCGAAGATCCGGAGCCATGTGGAGGACTGTCCATGCCGTGCTCCGGACCCCCGGAACCCCACTCCTGCTCCGGAGGTCAAGGTCCACATCTGCCCTTCTCGCCCAGAAGTCTGCGACCTTGACCGTCACCCCCAAGACTGGGCTGGCCGACGAGCTCCTGGATATTAAAGTGGAGGGCTTAGGTCCCAGGGAGCGGGTGACCCTTCGGGCGTCGGCCGTCAGCTACCGAGGCCGCCTCTTCCGATCGGTGGCCCACTACGAGGCGGACGGCCGCGGGGGGTTGGACCTGGCCAGGGACCGGGCTCTGGGCGGCGACTTCACGGGCGTGGAGCCCATGGGGCTCCTGTGGAGCCTCACGCCGGTCGGCTCGGAGGATCCCTGCTTCAGCCAGATGCCGAGAGGCGTGATGAAAACCCCCCTCAAAGTGGAGGTGACCGTCCACCACGCGCCGCAGCAGCAGGCCGTACCGCTGGGCCCGGCGCTGGCCTCTGCCCAGGTGCAGCGCTGGTTTTCCAGCCCGGAGCTGAGCCGCGCTCGCCTGCAAGCCGGCCGCCTGCGGGGCGTCTTCTTGCTGCCCCCAGGTGCGTGAGGTCTTTTCCGCAGAGGGCTTTGCATGGATTTAGGAAAAATGATTTATGAAAGCCGGCTTGCTTTGCTAGCTAACTTATCATCTAAAAAACAGAGCGAGCGCCTCAATTATTTTGTCGCCTAGACACCAGGTGGGACAGTCACTTTGCTAAATGGTGACTGGGATTTAAATGCAATTTGCTTGGGAACCTCTTTTCTGCAGGCTGCCCACCCTTCAGACTCCCAGTGCTGCAGCTGCTATTACTTGTGACTAAGCATATTCTAGTAAGCATAACATTGTTGTAAAGTTTCTCCCATAAGTTATTTGTTTACCTGTCTAGTAGGCAGAGCTTTGTGTTAACTTTTTTAGTTATCATTTCTTGTAAAAATGACGAGAATAGTGGATACAAATCTATCTGTCACTGGTATCTGCTCAAACCCAACATAACTGAAGCCCTATTACATATattgttcactttttaaattctggtttcaCGTTAGGATACTGATGACTTTGTTGTTGTATTTTCTGACATACTCTAATTCCTTAGAGATCTTCATCATGATGAGGACACTTCTGTTGCTCATTTCATAGATCaaagaacaatttattttataaatgagtaagCCGAGGCCTAAAGTGTTTTaaccaaatcacacagctagatGGTGCTAAAATCAGGGTGCAGTCAAATTCTTTGAGCTCCAAACTCAGACCTCCACAGTAACATGGGCTGAGGAgagaatgagtgaaataggttggtgttttgttttgttttgttttgttttgttttgttttgttttgttttgtttttgttttaaagcccaGTCTGGCTTATCTTCTGCTCTCAAATCTCAGGGTTCTTAGGAACAACTAAGAGTCTTTCAAATGagagatttaaaacattttcaggaacacctgcgtggctcagttcagttaagcgtctggttcttgatttcctctcaggtcatgatctcacagctggccagttggagccccacatctggctctcagcctctcagtgaagagcctgcttaggattctctcctctctctgcccctcccctgtgcatacacacacacacacacacacacacacacacacacactctctctctctctctctctctctctctctctctctccctctctctcaaaatgaataaataaacattaaaaaaacacattttcatagTTGAGGGTGTGGAGGGGTTTTTTAAGATCCTATAAGGTCCTAGCAAATTTACATCCTGAGGATCAAATTTCTcaattgaaacaaaataaacaaattctcaGTTATTTTAATGTGATAATCAGGTTAGTATCTTGAAGGCTGTGGTTGGAAAAATCTATTGCTGGAATAATTTGAGGAACTGTATGTTGTCTTTTTCATGGCTTGCTTAGGGATTTTGGAAGTAATCTTGAATCCAGAAATGCATGaaatttatctaattttaaaaagagcagatCAAGATATGCTGAGATATCCAAATGTTAAGAAAACCACCATCTAAAAATCACTATCTTAATATGTATACTCTAGCTTTCACTTTGGTGGCCAGATATCCCTTAACTTATTTCTAGATTTGAAAATTTAGGAACAGCTTCTGGCACTGGAATTTTAGATTTCTTGTTTAGTTTATATTCTAATGTTCTTGCCtcttattttgttcttataaatTTATCTAGCGCTTTTAGTTGGAATAACACAAAAGAATGTATCTGAGAAATACTAGGAGTCAATTGGCTGAGAAATTCTTCTCTTGGAACGTTGAATGAATAACATAAGCTACAATAGGAATGttgaaagagaaataacagaTCAACATTAGAAGGAAAATAGTTTGACATTTTGCTCCCTTTCCACTGCCAGGGAGCAAGAATTTACTgtccccttcaaggtccttctagttTCTAGCTGGATTAATAATCAAATTGACaggagacagattaacaggagaacaTCAAATTTAATTCTGTATGTATGGGAAATCCATACAGAcgtggaaattccaaagacaggcaaaatgaggtatatatgtcgtcatcctgaactaaggagaaaaGGTTAGGGGTCTAAGACTTTGAAGGGAAGGAATGCATTTCATAGGGCAATAAAATGAACAGGTGTTTGGAAAGTTGATTTTTGCCCTGCCATACAGTGgccactcagataaaatttatctctggcAATAACCCTCattctgggaaagacccccaATTGAGATTTTTCCATGTAGTTAAGGGAGGAGCAAAATCATTCCTCTGAGCTCACAGGATCtcagttgccttcagctcaaaataatccacatgcccaAGTAGCATATTCTAAGTGGAACTCCCCTGATCCCCTtcaaactcaaaataatctttatactAAATTGGTCCATCtaggggcagcctgcccttggcccctataCTACACATATTGTTCATTTTATATTACACCATCATTAGACCTTTAAAATAGCATAGGCTTTGTTAGGGATTTAGGTAACTCTGTATCTGAAGCTCATTGAGAACTCAAACAGCCCTTTaaagttggattttttaaaagtttatttatttattttgagagggagagagagaatctcaacctgTTGGCACAGagggcatgatctcatgaactgtaaaatcatgacctgagccaatatcaagagtcagacgcttaaacgactgagccacccaggtgccccaagttgcctttttttttttaatgtttatttatttattcttttgagacagcttgagcgggggaggagcagagagagagagggacagaggatctgaagcaggctcagtgctgacagtggagagccagatacagggctcaacctcatgaaccgtgagatcatgacctgagccgaagacccgtggatttcctttttttttttaattaatttaattattttaatttacatccaaattagttagcatgtagtgcaacaatgatttccggagtagattccttaatgccccttacccatttagcccatcccccctcctacaacctctctagcaaccctctgtttgttctccatatttaagagtctcttctgttttgtccctctccctgtttttatattatttttgcttcccttcccttatgttcatccatTCTGtgtcctaaagtcctcatatgagtgaagttatatgacatttgtctttctctgactgaccaatctcacttagcctaataccctccagttccatctacatagttgcaaatgacaagatttcattctttttgattgccgagtaatat
This region of Lynx canadensis isolate LIC74 chromosome B3, mLynCan4.pri.v2, whole genome shotgun sequence genomic DNA includes:
- the ACOT6 gene encoding putative acyl-coenzyme A thioesterase 6, translating into MAATVTLEPAGRCAWDEPVRITVRGLSPGQPVTLRTSLRDEKGALFRAHARYQADAGGLLDLARTPALGGSFTGLEPMGLLWALEPEKPLVRLVKWDVQTPFAVELEVLEGHEPDAGRLLGRAVLERDFLRPGMRRVPVRAGRVRGTLFLPPGAGPFPGIIDLFGSGGGLCEYRASLLAGHGFAVLALAYFKFEDLPGYLDDVHLEYFEEAIDFMLQHPKVKGPGVGLLGFSKGGDLCLSMASFLKGITATVLINSCVANAISPLHYKDMFIPSLGSDPGKLVVTESGVLIFLDVWDNPLEELNYQSIIPLERAQGPFLFLVGLDDHNWNSEFYARIASERLQAHGKDRPQIIYYPGTGHCIEPPYFPLCRASVHTVLGQAILHGGEPKAQSRAQVDAWQEIQTFFHKHLNGKKSVPSSKM